The following proteins come from a genomic window of Trichoplusia ni isolate ovarian cell line Hi5 chromosome 28, tn1, whole genome shotgun sequence:
- the LOC113506058 gene encoding uncharacterized protein LOC113506058, whose protein sequence is MTGDSQDNKRQIEYDIYDVNKQSLQEKPLKIVELCGKEASALIDSGSDVNLVSSEFCANVSKSKNNSITLTGLGLAKVKSVGCITTNVVIDGTNYDDVLFYVVPKDCMPFDVIIGHEFLKNVVTVMKGCDVWMKPVEWVSKIHCFSCSVDVGHVTNTNLKEEVVQMVENYQPNQIKETPIQLKIIVKDDVPVVQRPRRISLKEQAVVEEQVSEWLEQGIVRLKTNRKQWTDLEKF, encoded by the exons ATGACAGGTGACAGCCAAGACAACAAACGTCAAATTGAATATGACATCTACGATGTAAACAAACAGTCGCTACAAGAAAAACCTCTGAAAATAGTCGAATTATGTGGAAAAGAGGCAAGTGCGCTTATAGATTCGGGCAGTGACGTGAATTTAGTGTCCTCGGAATTTTGTGCTAACGTTTCTAAATCCAAGAACAATAGTATAACGCTCACTGGACTCGGTCTCGCTAAAGTGAAGTCGGTAGGTTGTATAACAACAAATGTGGTTATTGACGGTACGAACTACGACGATGTGTTATTCTACGTTGTGCCTAAAGACTGTATGCCTTTTGATGTAATCATAGGTCAcgaatttcttaaaaatgttgtaaCAGTTATGAAAGGTTGTGATGTGTGGATGAAACCTGTGGAATGGGTGAGCAAAATTCATTGTTTCAGTTGCAGTGTTGATGTTGGTCATGTAACTAACACTAACCTAAAAGAAGAAGTTGTCCAAATGGTTGAGAACTATCAACcaaatcaaattaaagaaaCTCCTATCCAGctgaaaataattgtgaaaGATGATGTACCTGTAGTGCAGCGCCCACGACGCATATCATTAAAGGAGCAAGCAGTAGTTGAGGAGCAAGTGTCGGAGTGGCTTGAGCAAGGCATTGTAAGA CTAAAGACGAACAGGAAGCAGTGGACAGATTTAGAGAAGTTTTAA